One window of Sphingobacteriales bacterium genomic DNA carries:
- a CDS encoding carboxypeptidase regulatory-like domain-containing protein, with the protein MKNTCCAVLLLLGLLCVITVSAQSSDPRLKKANQLFDEFAFPAAAEQYKKILAKDDDLSEAKIKLAECYRLMNMPVESEYWFEQAVELPESEPVHKYYYGMALKMNGKFDRAKQMFLEYAQLVPADSRGLRQAEACEQANYFLSNPGIYQTALAASVNSDKADFGPAFYSEGIVYSSESNVKDKTKIYNWREAPFLDLFYSKQDGDNVNSLLAPEPFKGKANTWVHEGTVTFTQDFKTMYFTRNNYQNGIVGYDTEQKLSTVNLKIYEAKSDGNDRWGSVKELPFCSDDFSVGHPTLSADEQALYFVSDMPGGYGETDIYVSYRSGDSWSSPENLGPEINTEGREMFPFISKDNTLYFASDALPGLGGLDVFSSQLQDDGTWSAPENLRYPINTNTDDFAFIIDASNAKGYFSSNRPGGKGDDDIYSYTKLTNILLGVVVDCNTQEPIEGAMVELVENGKVMQKRNTNAKGGFSFPISPGKSYEVKASRLNYEDGSQTISTVGMSGTQVEVKIPLCPKGGPGSTAAAKCKGEGIVSDKSTQKPVEGAIVTLTNVDTREERTVVTDASGKYSFDLDSESDFVIHAAKEYYFTEVKSVSTKGRDCASPAESVMPLDFPIIKVIDETKIGPQGQIQPQDQVVITDGIPSDYLNLNHIYYDFDEHYIRKDAKPELDKVVDFMYRNPSIILELRSHTDSRGTHEYNRALAERRAQSALDFIIGRGIGATRISAKGFGETQLTNECSDGIPCDDARHQDNRRTEFAIVGYAANAIYSAPRYFGLQDYHRGKNYYKDKNLINGGAGHSSYQPNSEDSSKNQSYTDSSYDSENSYSKPKSSGKSKKLPHAYSTDFDSAKNKTKDSKPATAGNNSAGNYTSTTTADNSGTPTYYDNLTAGKDVTPINANTNKSAGEYRIQLGVFRNPDISQFDKLTDIGKIGLETSTSGDAQRVLIGNFSDQMSADEALYKIKQRGFKDAFMVSYVNGLRTGR; encoded by the coding sequence ATGAAGAATACTTGTTGTGCCGTGCTATTGCTGTTAGGCCTGTTGTGTGTAATAACAGTTTCTGCACAATCCTCAGACCCAAGACTAAAAAAGGCCAATCAACTCTTTGATGAGTTTGCTTTTCCGGCGGCTGCCGAACAGTACAAAAAAATACTGGCAAAAGATGATGATCTATCGGAAGCCAAAATCAAATTAGCAGAATGTTATCGCCTGATGAACATGCCTGTTGAATCTGAATACTGGTTTGAACAAGCTGTTGAGTTGCCTGAAAGTGAGCCGGTACATAAATACTATTATGGAATGGCGTTAAAAATGAATGGCAAGTTTGATCGCGCCAAACAAATGTTTTTAGAATACGCTCAGTTAGTACCTGCCGATTCCCGAGGGTTGAGGCAAGCAGAAGCATGTGAACAGGCAAATTATTTTCTATCCAATCCGGGTATTTACCAAACTGCATTGGCAGCTTCAGTCAATTCCGACAAAGCCGATTTTGGCCCTGCTTTTTACAGTGAAGGCATCGTTTATTCCTCAGAATCCAATGTGAAGGATAAAACTAAGATATACAATTGGCGGGAAGCTCCCTTTTTAGATCTGTTCTATTCCAAACAAGACGGCGATAATGTTAACAGCCTTTTGGCACCGGAGCCTTTCAAAGGGAAGGCAAATACTTGGGTACATGAAGGAACCGTTACTTTTACCCAGGATTTTAAAACGATGTATTTTACGAGGAACAATTATCAGAACGGGATTGTAGGCTACGATACCGAACAAAAACTAAGCACGGTAAATTTAAAAATTTATGAAGCTAAATCTGACGGCAATGATCGTTGGGGCAGCGTAAAAGAACTGCCTTTTTGCAGCGATGATTTCTCGGTCGGACATCCCACGCTGAGTGCTGATGAGCAGGCATTATATTTTGTCTCCGATATGCCGGGCGGGTATGGAGAAACCGACATCTATGTCAGTTACAGAAGCGGCGACAGTTGGAGCAGCCCCGAAAATCTGGGCCCTGAAATCAATACCGAAGGACGCGAAATGTTTCCATTCATCAGCAAAGACAATACTTTGTATTTTGCATCCGATGCTCTTCCGGGTTTGGGAGGCTTAGACGTTTTTTCCTCTCAGTTACAGGATGACGGAACCTGGAGTGCTCCTGAAAATCTTCGCTATCCAATTAACACAAATACGGATGACTTTGCTTTTATCATAGACGCATCAAACGCAAAAGGGTATTTTTCTTCAAACCGTCCTGGCGGGAAAGGTGATGACGACATTTACAGTTACACTAAACTGACCAATATTTTACTTGGAGTTGTAGTTGATTGCAACACACAAGAACCAATTGAAGGGGCTATGGTAGAACTTGTTGAAAACGGGAAAGTGATGCAAAAAAGAAACACCAATGCAAAGGGCGGTTTTTCTTTTCCCATTTCTCCCGGCAAGTCCTATGAAGTCAAAGCCAGCCGCCTCAATTATGAAGACGGGAGTCAAACTATTTCAACCGTTGGCATGAGCGGCACCCAAGTTGAAGTTAAAATTCCGCTATGTCCAAAAGGAGGTCCCGGCTCAACTGCTGCAGCAAAATGTAAGGGCGAGGGTATAGTTTCCGATAAAAGCACACAAAAACCGGTTGAGGGAGCCATTGTTACCTTGACCAATGTGGACACCCGCGAAGAAAGAACGGTAGTTACTGATGCATCCGGTAAATATTCTTTCGATTTGGATTCTGAATCGGACTTTGTCATTCATGCAGCCAAAGAGTATTATTTTACCGAAGTAAAATCCGTATCAACCAAAGGCAGAGATTGCGCCTCACCGGCAGAAAGTGTCATGCCATTGGATTTCCCGATTATAAAAGTAATTGACGAAACCAAAATCGGGCCACAAGGACAAATTCAGCCACAAGATCAGGTGGTAATTACAGATGGTATTCCGAGTGATTATCTCAATCTGAACCATATTTATTATGATTTTGACGAACACTATATCCGTAAAGACGCAAAACCCGAATTAGACAAAGTGGTGGATTTTATGTACCGAAATCCTTCTATTATTCTGGAACTTCGTTCGCATACTGATTCCAGAGGTACTCACGAATACAACCGCGCTTTGGCAGAAAGACGAGCACAATCAGCCCTGGATTTTATTATTGGCAGAGGGATTGGCGCTACCCGAATTTCAGCAAAAGGTTTTGGAGAAACTCAACTGACCAACGAGTGTTCAGATGGAATTCCTTGTGATGATGCGCGTCATCAGGATAACCGGCGAACAGAATTTGCCATTGTAGGCTACGCCGCCAATGCTATTTATAGCGCGCCCAGATATTTCGGACTTCAGGATTATCACCGGGGGAAAAATTATTACAAAGATAAAAATTTAATAAACGGTGGAGCTGGACATAGCAGCTACCAACCCAATAGTGAAGATAGCAGTAAAAATCAAAGTTATACGGACAGCAGTTATGACTCTGAAAACAGCTACAGCAAACCAAAAAGCAGCGGTAAATCTAAAAAGCTGCCTCATGCATATTCAACAGATTTTGACTCTGCGAAAAATAAAACAAAGGATTCAAAACCTGCAACCGCAGGAAACAACAGTGCCGGCAATTATACTTCAACCACTACAGCAGACAATTCAGGCACTCCAACTTATTACGATAACCTTACAGCCGGCAAAGACGTAACTCCAAT